A stretch of Paenibacillus peoriae DNA encodes these proteins:
- a CDS encoding Crp/Fnr family transcriptional regulator, with the protein MSCPCQCEKEPCARKVPIFSSLSCEDLCKVSSMIRHRKYQKGEALIIEEQASDTLYIIKSGHVKLLKMTPQGKEQILHILTTGDFFGELNIFNSDELSNFSAYALKDTDICMLTKDDMEQLIRNNPDISLKLLKTITKRLAHTENLAQSLATKDPEIRIAYMILELGHKYGKPDGSNIKINLPLSREEMANYVGVTRETISRKFGKFEQLGIIHSKGTREITICDVQKLNEYMD; encoded by the coding sequence ATGTCCTGCCCCTGCCAGTGCGAAAAGGAGCCCTGTGCCCGCAAAGTACCTATCTTTTCCTCTTTGTCCTGCGAAGATTTGTGTAAGGTCAGCTCCATGATCCGACACCGAAAATATCAGAAGGGTGAGGCCCTAATTATCGAGGAACAAGCATCCGATACGCTGTACATTATTAAAAGCGGGCATGTCAAGCTGCTGAAGATGACGCCTCAGGGTAAGGAGCAAATCCTGCACATTCTAACAACTGGCGATTTTTTTGGCGAGTTGAACATATTTAACAGCGATGAGCTGAGTAACTTTAGTGCGTATGCCTTAAAAGATACTGATATTTGTATGCTCACCAAGGATGATATGGAGCAGTTGATCCGCAACAATCCCGATATCTCTTTGAAGCTGCTCAAAACCATTACTAAACGCTTGGCACATACCGAAAATCTGGCTCAAAGCCTAGCTACCAAAGACCCGGAAATCCGTATCGCCTATATGATTCTTGAGCTTGGACATAAATACGGCAAGCCGGATGGCTCCAATATTAAAATAAATCTCCCCCTTTCACGCGAAGAAATGGCTAATTATGTGGGTGTCACCCGCGAAACCATCAGCCGTAAATTTGGAAAATTTGAACAGCTGGGGATTATTCATAGCAAGGGTACACGAGAGATTACCATCTGCGATGTACAAAAACTGAACGAATATATGGATTGA
- the rd gene encoding rubredoxin codes for MKKYVCQPCGYIYDPAIGDPDEDVMPGTAFEDLPEDWVCPVCGEDQSHFAPIDDTE; via the coding sequence ATGAAAAAATATGTATGTCAGCCCTGTGGATACATTTATGATCCTGCTATCGGCGACCCCGATGAAGACGTTATGCCCGGTACAGCGTTTGAGGATCTTCCAGAAGACTGGGTTTGTCCAGTCTGCGGTGAGGATCAAAGTCATTTTGCCCCAATAGATGATACAGAATAA